A part of Bubalus bubalis isolate 160015118507 breed Murrah chromosome 6, NDDB_SH_1, whole genome shotgun sequence genomic DNA contains:
- the TMEM53 gene encoding transmembrane protein 53, whose amino-acid sequence MASAQLDYTIEIPDQPCRSQENSPDQGGKEAGTRLPLVILLGWGGCSDKNLAKYSAIYHKRGCIVIRYTAPWHMVFFSETLGIPSLRVLAQKLLELLFDYEVEKEPLLFHVFSNAGVMLYRYVLELLQTHQRFCHLRVVGTIFDSGPGDSNLLGALRALAVVLEHRPAALRLLLLVAFTLVAFLFHVLLAPLTALFHTHFYDRLLDAASRWPELYLYSRADEVVLAQDVERMVEARLAHQVLVRSVDFVSSAHVSHLRDYPTYYTTLCVNFMHSCVHCSGPCPPHLTSAPEINA is encoded by the exons AGAACAGCCCTGAccaaggtgggaaggaggctgggaCTCGACTGCCTTTGGTGATTCTCTTGGGCTGGGGAGGCTGCTCCGACAAGAACCTGGCCAAGTACAGCGCCATCTATCACAAAAGG gGCTGCATCGTCATCCGATACACAGCCCCCTGGCACATGGTCTTCTTCTCCGAGACCCTGGGCATCCCTTCACTTCGTGTCTTGGCCCAGAAGCTGCTTGAGCTGCTCTTTGATTACGAGGTTGAGAAGGAGCCCCTGCTCTTCCACGTCTTCAGCAACGCTGGCGTCATGTTGTACCGATATGTGCTGGAGCTCCTGCAGACCCACCAGCGCTTCTGTCACCTGCGTGTGGTGGGCACCATCTTTGACAGCGGTCCCGGTGACAGCAACCTGCTGGGGGCTCTGCGGGCGCTGGCAGTCGTCCTAGAGCACCGTCCTGCCGCGCTGCGCCTGCTGCTCCTGGTGGCCTTCACCCTGGTGGCCTTCCTGTTCCACGTCCTGCTCGCGCCACTCACCGCCCTCTTCCACACGCACTTCTATGACAGGCTGCTCGATGCAGCCTCTCGCTGGCCCGAGCTCTACCTCTACTCCAGGGCTGACGAGGTGGTCCTGGCCCAGGACGTGGAGCGCATGGTGGAGGCACGCCTGGCACACCAGGTCCTGGTACGCTCCGTGGACTTCGTGTCGTCTGCACATGTCAGCCACCTCCGCGACTACCCTACTTACTACACCACCCTCTGCGTCAACTTCATGCACAGCTGTGTCCACTGCTCAGGCCCTTGCCCTCCCCACCTCACTTCTGCTCCAGAAATAAATGCCTGA